A single region of the Sulfitobacter geojensis genome encodes:
- a CDS encoding DUF1467 family protein codes for MGIVSGLVLFAVIWSMVFLIALPIRVQTQGDLNDIVPGTHAGSPEHHHLRKKAFWTTLVSLVIWSCVATVILSGWITVDDVESLFRAGAWSGREIGE; via the coding sequence ATGGGAATTGTTTCAGGGCTGGTCCTGTTTGCGGTGATCTGGTCGATGGTGTTTCTGATCGCCTTGCCCATCCGCGTGCAGACCCAAGGGGATTTGAACGACATCGTGCCGGGCACCCATGCAGGATCGCCCGAACACCACCATCTGCGCAAGAAAGCGTTCTGGACCACGCTGGTGTCGCTGGTGATTTGGAGCTGTGTCGCGACGGTTATCTTGTCGGGGTGGATTACTGTCGATGATGTAGAGAGCCTGTTTAGGGCAGGCGCTTGGTCAGGCCGTGAAATAGGTGAGTGA
- a CDS encoding EI24 domain-containing protein, with amino-acid sequence MIFRAFLLALGQLSDPRFRRVFFIGIALALALLVGFTAAFTGFINWLTPEEVWLPILGEVRWVSDLLSWGAAFLLMFLSVFLMVPVASAITSMFLDEVAEAVEAEHYPDAPPSTPVPFADALRDTVNFLGVLIGANVLAIVLYVLFAPAALFIFWGVNGFLLGREYFTMVAIRHVGRTEAKKLRRRFIGTIWLAGVLMAMPLSIPLLNLIIPILGAATFTHLFHGLTKRLP; translated from the coding sequence GTGATCTTTCGCGCTTTCCTTCTAGCCCTTGGCCAATTGTCCGATCCGCGCTTTCGCCGGGTGTTCTTTATTGGCATTGCGCTGGCGCTGGCTTTGCTTGTCGGGTTTACTGCCGCTTTCACCGGGTTCATCAACTGGCTGACCCCCGAAGAGGTCTGGCTGCCGATCCTGGGCGAAGTCCGCTGGGTCAGCGATTTGCTATCGTGGGGCGCTGCATTCCTGCTGATGTTCCTGTCCGTTTTTCTGATGGTGCCCGTCGCTTCTGCCATCACCTCGATGTTTCTGGACGAGGTGGCAGAGGCCGTAGAAGCAGAACATTATCCGGACGCACCACCCTCGACCCCTGTCCCCTTTGCCGACGCATTGCGCGACACGGTCAACTTTCTGGGAGTGCTGATCGGCGCGAACGTCCTTGCAATTGTGCTTTATGTTCTATTTGCGCCCGCGGCATTGTTCATCTTTTGGGGCGTGAACGGGTTTCTGCTGGGTCGCGAATATTTCACGATGGTCGCAATCCGCCACGTTGGCCGCACAGAAGCAAAGAAGCTGCGCCGCCGCTTCATTGGCACCATCTGGCTGGCCGGTGTTTTGATGGCCATGCCGCTTTCTATTCCGCTTTTGAACCTAATCATCCCGATTCTGGGCGCGGCAACCTTCACTCACCTATTTCACGGCCTGACCAAGCGCCTGCCCTAA
- a CDS encoding nitroreductase family protein: MPELNSEALNFLQTRRSRPAKTLTLPVPDRDALQPLLIAAARTPDHGKLEPWRFIVIEKPAMSRLADIAESRGTALGLEPEQVAKGRGQFDQGNLAVVVIEVQKPSAKVPALEQTYSAGAVCLALVNAALAAGWGANWLSGWPSHDRGFMSEAFDLADHERIAGLIHIGTETSVPPDRPRPDIDQITTWMPK, translated from the coding sequence ATGCCCGAATTGAACTCCGAAGCGCTGAATTTCCTGCAAACCCGCCGCTCGCGTCCGGCAAAAACGCTCACCTTGCCGGTGCCAGATCGCGATGCTTTGCAGCCGCTGCTCATCGCCGCCGCCCGCACACCGGATCACGGCAAACTGGAACCCTGGCGTTTCATCGTCATCGAAAAACCCGCGATGTCCCGGCTGGCCGACATTGCAGAATCGCGCGGCACGGCGCTTGGGCTTGAGCCTGAACAGGTTGCAAAAGGGCGCGGCCAATTTGATCAGGGCAACCTTGCCGTGGTTGTGATCGAAGTCCAAAAACCATCCGCGAAAGTCCCCGCGCTTGAACAAACCTATTCCGCCGGCGCAGTTTGCCTTGCGCTGGTGAATGCGGCCCTTGCTGCCGGTTGGGGGGCGAACTGGCTCAGCGGCTGGCCCTCGCATGATCGCGGCTTCATGAGCGAAGCCTTCGACCTCGCCGATCATGAACGCATCGCCGGCCTGATCCACATCGGCACCGAAACCTCGGTCCCACCGGACCGCCCGCGCCCCGACATCGACCAAATAACGACATGGATGCCCAAGTGA
- a CDS encoding response regulator, which yields MDTTDPFAANIPMPTSARPLLGLTVLVVEDSRFACEAMRLLCLRSGARIRRADCLRSARRHFRVYRPSVVLIDLGLPDGDGADLIQELNEAVPRVDGILAISGDPHLEDTALAAGADGFLEKPILSIGAFQEKILAMLPPERRPKGPRRVDDTAVAPDRLAYQDDMAHIADVLDEGLSDHTLDYVAQFLSGLARSADDPVLENAAKALAEKRANGKTAASETAQIAGLIQSRLAERIAI from the coding sequence ATGGACACGACCGACCCCTTTGCCGCGAACATTCCGATGCCCACGTCAGCGCGCCCGCTATTGGGGCTGACGGTTCTGGTGGTCGAAGACAGCCGTTTCGCGTGCGAAGCCATGCGTCTTTTATGTCTACGTTCCGGTGCGCGGATCAGGCGGGCGGATTGCCTGCGTTCTGCGCGGCGCCATTTCAGGGTTTACCGGCCCTCTGTCGTACTGATTGATCTGGGCTTGCCAGACGGCGATGGTGCCGACCTGATACAAGAGCTGAACGAAGCGGTGCCACGTGTCGATGGCATTCTCGCGATCTCCGGTGATCCCCATCTTGAGGACACAGCTCTTGCTGCTGGTGCGGACGGTTTTTTGGAAAAACCCATCCTGTCGATTGGCGCGTTTCAGGAAAAGATACTTGCGATGCTGCCACCGGAACGCCGCCCTAAGGGTCCGCGTCGCGTGGACGATACTGCCGTCGCACCGGATCGTTTGGCCTATCAGGATGATATGGCCCATATCGCGGATGTGCTGGACGAGGGGTTGAGTGATCACACGCTGGACTACGTCGCCCAGTTCCTAAGTGGGCTCGCCCGCTCTGCCGATGATCCGGTTCTGGAAAATGCGGCCAAAGCGCTCGCCGAAAAACGCGCAAACGGGAAAACTGCCGCTTCTGAAACCGCACAGATTGCCGGCCTGATCCAATCGCGACTGGCAGAAAGAATTGCAATTTAG
- the trpS gene encoding tryptophan--tRNA ligase, with product MPDTKFTPRVFSGIQPSGGLTLGNYLGAIKRFVSMQDEDYETVYCMVDMHAITAKFLDPKTLAHNTRELAAGFIASGVSPEKSILINQSQVPEHAQLAWIFNCVARMGWMGRMTQWKDKAGKNAEAASLGLFAYPALMAADILIYHATHVPVGDDQKQHLELTRDIAAKFNHDYGVDFFPITEPVIEGAATRVMSLRDGSKKMSKSDPSDASRINMTDDADAIAKKIRKAKTDPDALPSEVEGLEGRPDARNLVNIYAALNEQTIEEVLRDVGGQQFGTFKPALAELAVAKLAPISTEMARLMAEPDEIDRILKRGSEQAREITAPILKKTYDIVGMVG from the coding sequence ATGCCCGATACCAAATTTACCCCCCGCGTTTTCTCTGGCATCCAGCCGTCCGGCGGTCTGACGCTGGGCAATTATCTGGGCGCAATCAAACGCTTTGTGTCGATGCAGGACGAGGATTACGAGACCGTGTATTGCATGGTCGATATGCACGCGATCACCGCCAAATTCCTTGATCCCAAAACTTTGGCCCATAACACCCGCGAACTGGCCGCAGGGTTTATCGCTTCCGGCGTTTCGCCTGAGAAATCAATCCTGATCAATCAGTCACAAGTGCCCGAACACGCGCAACTGGCATGGATCTTCAACTGCGTGGCACGCATGGGTTGGATGGGTCGAATGACCCAGTGGAAAGACAAGGCAGGCAAAAACGCCGAAGCCGCGTCTTTGGGGCTGTTTGCCTATCCTGCGCTAATGGCGGCGGACATCCTGATCTATCATGCGACACATGTGCCGGTTGGCGACGACCAGAAACAGCATCTTGAGCTGACCCGCGACATTGCGGCCAAATTCAACCACGACTACGGCGTCGATTTCTTTCCCATCACCGAACCGGTGATCGAGGGGGCGGCAACCCGCGTGATGTCGCTGCGCGATGGCTCCAAAAAGATGTCGAAATCCGATCCATCCGACGCCAGCCGCATCAACATGACCGATGATGCCGATGCGATTGCCAAAAAGATCCGCAAGGCCAAGACCGATCCAGATGCCCTGCCGTCCGAAGTCGAAGGGCTGGAGGGACGTCCCGATGCACGCAATCTGGTGAACATCTATGCGGCCCTGAACGAGCAAACGATCGAGGAGGTTTTGCGCGACGTGGGCGGCCAGCAGTTCGGCACGTTCAAACCGGCGCTTGCCGAACTTGCCGTGGCCAAACTGGCTCCGATCTCAACCGAAATGGCCCGCCTGATGGCTGAACCCGACGAAATCGACCGCATCCTCAAGCGCGGTTCGGAGCAGGCACGCGAGATCACCGCCCCGATCCTCAAGAAAACTTACGATATTGTCGGGATGGTCGGGTAA
- a CDS encoding class II histone deacetylase produces the protein MATGFFWDESCFWHAGGNYAFTVPFGGLVQPLAAGGIPENPETKRRLKNLMDVTGLTAELAAQSAPNATRDMLERVHPASYLDAFKAASDAGGGEMGPNVPFARGGYEIATLSAGLTVAAVDAVASGTLENAYALSRPPGHHCEPEKPMGFCLLANIAIAIEAAKAKGLLGRVAVLDWDVHHGNGTENIFYARDDVLTISLHQEGNYPLTTGAITDRGTGSGEGYNINLPMHAGSGHTAYLHALDRVVIPALETFKPDMIIVACGYDAAIIDPLSRMQATVETFGAMTRKIKETAARLCDGKLVLVHEGGYSEVYVPFCGHASIAALSGSSIDAPDPLAIAMNNRQPSPAFDLFLRQSIDDMAQQLDL, from the coding sequence ATGGCTACTGGTTTTTTCTGGGATGAAAGCTGTTTCTGGCATGCCGGCGGCAATTATGCCTTCACGGTCCCTTTTGGCGGGCTGGTGCAACCGCTTGCCGCGGGCGGTATTCCCGAAAACCCCGAAACTAAGCGCCGTTTGAAAAACCTGATGGATGTGACCGGACTGACGGCAGAGCTGGCCGCGCAATCCGCTCCCAACGCCACTCGCGACATGCTGGAACGCGTGCACCCCGCGTCTTACCTCGACGCCTTCAAAGCCGCATCTGACGCCGGCGGCGGCGAGATGGGGCCGAATGTGCCTTTCGCCCGCGGTGGTTATGAAATCGCAACCCTTTCTGCGGGTTTGACCGTTGCGGCCGTAGATGCGGTGGCAAGCGGTACCTTGGAAAACGCTTATGCCCTCAGCCGTCCGCCGGGCCACCACTGTGAACCCGAAAAACCGATGGGATTCTGCCTGCTGGCCAATATCGCCATCGCGATCGAAGCGGCGAAGGCCAAGGGGTTGCTGGGGCGCGTGGCTGTCCTTGACTGGGATGTCCACCACGGCAATGGCACCGAAAACATCTTTTATGCGCGCGACGACGTGCTGACGATCTCCTTGCATCAAGAGGGGAACTATCCCCTGACCACAGGTGCGATAACGGACCGTGGCACGGGCTCCGGCGAGGGCTACAACATCAACCTGCCGATGCATGCCGGTTCAGGTCACACCGCGTATCTACACGCCTTGGACCGCGTCGTAATCCCCGCGCTGGAGACGTTTAAACCCGATATGATCATCGTCGCCTGTGGCTATGACGCCGCAATTATCGACCCGCTTTCGCGGATGCAGGCCACCGTCGAAACCTTTGGCGCGATGACCCGCAAAATCAAGGAAACCGCCGCACGCTTGTGCGATGGCAAGCTGGTGCTTGTCCATGAAGGCGGATATTCCGAAGTTTATGTGCCGTTCTGCGGCCACGCCTCAATCGCCGCCTTGTCAGGCAGCAGCATTGACGCACCCGACCCTTTGGCCATCGCCATGAACAATCGCCAGCCGTCGCCAGCTTTTGACCTTTTCCTACGCCAGTCGATTGACGACATGGCACAACAGTTGGACCTCTAA
- the mce gene encoding methylmalonyl-CoA epimerase, giving the protein MIGRLNHVAIAVPDLEAAADQYRTALGANVGPAQDEPDHGVTVIFIELPNTKIELLYPLGDDSPINGFLEKNPSGGIHHICYEVDDIIAARDHLKSTGARVLGTGEPKIGAHGKPVLFLHPKDFNGALVELEQV; this is encoded by the coding sequence ATGATCGGACGCCTGAACCATGTTGCCATTGCCGTGCCTGACCTTGAGGCGGCAGCGGATCAATATCGCACTGCACTCGGGGCCAATGTCGGCCCGGCGCAGGATGAGCCGGATCATGGCGTGACCGTCATTTTCATCGAGCTGCCGAATACCAAAATCGAATTGTTGTACCCTTTGGGGGATGACAGCCCGATCAACGGTTTTCTGGAAAAGAACCCGTCAGGCGGTATTCATCACATCTGTTACGAAGTGGATGACATTATCGCCGCGCGTGACCATCTGAAATCAACAGGGGCCCGTGTGCTGGGCACTGGCGAGCCCAAGATCGGTGCGCATGGCAAGCCGGTATTGTTCTTGCATCCCAAAGATTTCAACGGTGCCCTCGTCGAGCTGGAGCAGGTGTAA
- a CDS encoding VOC family protein, with translation MTHSHPSVGHVHLRVSDIDRSIAFYRDILGFALNQRMGNGAAFLGAGGYHHHIGLNTWDSAGATPPPAGHTGLYHAAFLYPDRASLGAVIQRVLDAGMALDGAADHGVSEAVYLRDPDGNGVELYRDRAQADWPRDAAGGLEMVNRPLDIPALLAEAAQA, from the coding sequence ATGACACATTCCCACCCTTCCGTCGGACACGTCCATTTGCGCGTTTCTGATATTGACCGTTCCATCGCCTTTTACCGCGATATATTGGGTTTTGCGCTGAACCAGCGCATGGGCAATGGCGCGGCCTTTCTGGGCGCGGGTGGCTATCACCACCACATTGGCCTGAACACATGGGACAGCGCCGGCGCCACCCCGCCACCCGCGGGGCATACCGGTCTTTATCACGCGGCTTTCCTCTATCCTGATCGCGCGTCCTTGGGGGCGGTGATCCAGCGTGTGCTTGACGCCGGCATGGCGCTGGACGGAGCGGCAGATCACGGGGTAAGCGAAGCCGTCTATCTGCGGGATCCTGACGGCAACGGGGTCGAACTGTACCGCGACCGCGCGCAAGCGGACTGGCCCCGCGACGCAGCGGGAGGTTTGGAAATGGTCAACAGACCCTTGGACATCCCCGCACTTCTTGCAGAAGCGGCGCAGGCTTAG
- a CDS encoding GNAT family N-acetyltransferase, with protein MNTETSHSRPLGAPVANWTAPATPTGEGLSGRYVELAQLSAEAHAALLYREFAGNDEVWDYMPNGPFSSAAQYHRWVRDHEGSSDPLFYAIRNLESGHWEGVASYLRIAPKSGSIEVGYISYAPALQRTRAATETMYLMMKWAFEAGYRRYEWKCNALNAPSRRAAQRLGFSFEGVFRQADVVKGRNRDTAWFAVIDSDWPALKEAFEAWLSPANFDENGQQQERLGDLTRLVRVAGDPTL; from the coding sequence ATGAATACTGAAACTTCACATTCCCGCCCCCTTGGCGCGCCGGTCGCCAACTGGACAGCTCCGGCCACCCCGACGGGTGAGGGGCTGAGCGGCCGTTATGTCGAGCTTGCGCAACTTTCGGCAGAGGCGCACGCCGCTTTGCTCTATCGCGAATTTGCAGGAAATGATGAGGTTTGGGACTATATGCCGAACGGCCCGTTTTCATCGGCCGCGCAATATCACCGTTGGGTGCGGGATCACGAAGGGTCAAGCGATCCGCTTTTTTATGCCATTCGCAATCTTGAAAGCGGCCATTGGGAAGGCGTTGCAAGCTATTTGCGCATTGCGCCGAAGTCGGGTTCGATCGAAGTGGGTTATATCAGTTATGCCCCCGCCTTGCAGCGCACCCGCGCTGCGACCGAAACGATGTATTTAATGATGAAATGGGCGTTCGAGGCAGGGTATCGTCGCTATGAATGGAAGTGCAATGCGCTGAACGCTCCGTCACGCAGGGCAGCGCAGCGATTGGGCTTCAGCTTTGAAGGGGTGTTTCGTCAGGCGGATGTCGTCAAAGGGCGTAACCGCGATACGGCATGGTTCGCAGTGATTGACAGCGATTGGCCCGCGTTGAAAGAAGCGTTCGAGGCATGGCTGTCACCCGCAAATTTTGATGAAAACGGGCAGCAGCAAGAGCGCCTTGGTGATCTGACCCGTTTGGTGCGGGTCGCGGGCGACCCGACCCTTTAA